One region of Drosophila subobscura isolate 14011-0131.10 chromosome J, UCBerk_Dsub_1.0, whole genome shotgun sequence genomic DNA includes:
- the LOC117893952 gene encoding proteoglycan 4 isoform X2, producing the protein MAAVSLSINGDPAVLLEPGTVYRIGSKEEYEFCVADESMELYHALATVYRAGILRVNALLGKVFVNDVENGNADISQKDAIDGKVKLRFGNVNAEVQLIETLQHHDSSGFGETLKDTSLDTTTESVVIPETEVQSVNTTADSFFVPEAQAVPFDRSTRGGKVSLGDDFMIPETQDLLSTPPAVVQNEASNSNDGSASEMCSQIRICTQDYNEDALEDFDTSMMLGSSLTPTKIFTGYVNPAADATDHELSALNWSTSNPKCTALNSTKEGELPARAVACITPELSGQNPSHDAGNCTPDIFDLMVADGEQPEPEPESSATPTLCGLKQLVVAHIETPTATPLEVEDLIVTQSNAHKETNQDFIPTQPFPFPTKLKPSGLPSINSPKDRSIVEETNEDFIATQPFPFKLKPDGLPATNAEDFKATQPFPFRKKQKRAHSDATTQDHSDNEEPSQSKQAKVQATDSPADLSCSKTIQENKENIPVANKETEAKASTSKDAAASNSFEYDAVMEVLEEMATGPALPPADPNEPQIKFVEPAIIKDDNYNALVTRMECVFQDRNNPHRWRLPRLPEGARSRLAGSESPPRTTRNPMQRRISDESPRIEPRKRPAIADQFAEPRSKISRPPRTLLVAEEAKGAASQESAPELVAKKRPSSSKATTSTELDSASISKAKKAIKPKRDEDFVVPIEPRRRPRNSKTKAVEKIQEEAAENGNTAEEEEVAQEASRPQRRLRAKQITKQEDATGQAKAGEDVKGKESKKEEATGKANSSAEVKGKGSQQEPQTERANSNAEVKGKGSKKEEATGQSNASAEVKRKGSKKEEATGNATNGAEVKPKRTKHKEATEQANTSAEVKGKGSNKEPQTEQANTSAAVKGRVGRARKSQTPTPLDTTETKITKEKPPEKEKRGVGRHRKSETPTEDKPIKPKVKRSKTPPTTKRMTRRNTAKEEPKEEPQAKGAALRELVVRIKNEKLIKSNSAIEEEIDGPTTSAAAAQQKEKSGKEARNRSSSDKNVSLSQENALKAINQHVKKAKGKGKIKIAFSACNSLDVASVLKALKHCVEKTDDPLSCDVLIMDRGDRTYKFLVAVAANKPILSSSWLQSMRATSRVTVLAEHLFADSQFEKMYKFDPLMAMQQPQLLSGLHFMLCEGILPNPKEMKAIIESAAGKVHKEPPAQEQKLYVIAAAKDKQRYMRRLRNHAHAQYITTEGIMQSLAQHNLQRLDDPKVQI; encoded by the exons ATGGCAGCTGTAAGCTTGAGCATAAACGGAGATCCGGCCGTCCTGCTAGAGCCTGGTACCGTCTACCGCATTGGGAGCAAGGAAGAATACGAGTTCTGTGTGGCCGATGAA TCCATGGAGCTGTATCATGCTCTGGCAACCGTCTATCGAGCGGGCATCCTTCGCGTGAATGCGCTGCTGGGCAAGGTATTTGTGAACGACGTGGAGAATGGCAATGCGGACATAAGCCAAAAGGATGCCATCGATGGAAAAGTGAAGCTGCGCTTCGGCAATGTAAACGCGGAAGTGCAACTGATAGAAACTCTTCAG CATCATGACAGCAGTGGCTTTGGGGAAACCCTCAAGGATACATCTCTCGATACAACAACTGAGAGTGTTGTTATACCAGAAACAGAGGTGCAGTCGGTCAACACAACAGCTGACAGCTTCTTTGTGCCCGAAGCACAAGCTGTGCCCTTTGACAGATCCACGCGGGGCGGCAAAGTTTCGCTGGGCGATGACTTTATGATACCCGAGACGCAAGATCTCCTCAGCACACCACCTGCAGTTGTGCAGAATGAGGCGAGCAATTCCAATGATGGAAGTGCCTCTGAAATGTGCTCGCAGATACGCATTTGCACCCAGGACTATAATGAGGATGCACTTGAGGACTTTGACACGTCCATGATGCTGGGGTCTTCTTTGACGCCGACGAAGATCTTTACCGGATATGTCAATCCGG CCGCCGATGCAACCGACCACGAATTGAGTGCCTTAAATTGGTCCACATCCAATCCAAAATGCACTGCCCTGAACAGCACTAAGGAGGGAGAGTTGCCAGCTCGAGCCGTTGCTTGCATTACACCAGAACTATCTGGACAGAATCCATCTCATGATGCAGGAAATTGTACTCCTgatatatttgatttgatggtTGCTGATGGAGAacagcccgagcccgagcccgagagCTCTGCCACACCAACGCTTTGCGGGTTAAAGCAATTGGTTGTGGCACACATAGAGACGCCAACAGCAACTCCTCTCGAAGTGGAGGACCTCATTGTAACACAGAGCAACGCGCATA AGGAAACTAATCAGGATTTCATTCCCACTcagccattcccatttcccaccAAGCTCAAGCCAAGCGGATTGCCATCTATTAACTCTCCCAAGGATCGCAGCATTGTGGAGGAGACCAACGAAGATTTCATTGCCACTCAGCCCTTTCCCTTCAAGCTCAAACCAGATGGATTGCCAGCTACTAATGCTGAGGATTTCAAAGCCACTCAGCCATTCCCCTTccgaaagaagcaaaagagagcACACTCAGACGCAACCACCCAGGATCACAGCGACAATGAGGAGCCCTCGCAGAGCAAACAAGCGAAAGTGCAAGCAACCGATTCGCCAGCAGATCTCAGCTGCAGCAAGACTAttcaagaaaataaagaaaacattcCAGTGGCAAATAAGGAAACTGAAGCCAAAGCCTCCACCTCAAAAGACGCAGCAG CTTCAAATTCGTTTGAATATGATGCTGTCATGGAGGTACTGGAGGAAATGGCAACGGGGCCAGCACTGCCACCTGCTGATCCAAACGAACCTCAAATTAAATTCGTTGAACCTGCCATCATCAAAGACGACAACTACAATGCTCTG GTTACCCGAATGGAGTGCGTCTTCCAGGACAGAAACAACCCACACCGCTGGCGCTTACCGCGACTGCCCGAAGGCGCGCGTAGCCGCTTAGCCGGATCGGAGTCACCGCCACGTACTA CCAGAAACCCAATGCAACGACGCATCTCCGATGAATCACCCAGAATCGAGCCAAGAAAGCGGCCAGCCATTGCAGATCAATTCGCAGAAC cTCGCAGCAAGATCAGCCGCCCACCCAGAACCTTGTTAGTTGCAGAAGAAGCTAAGGGGGCAGCTAGCCAGGAGAGTGCCCCCGAATTGGTGGCCAAGAAACGGCCGAGTAGCTCcaaggcaacaacaagcacagAGCTCGATTCTGCTTCGATTTCTAAAGCTAAGAAGGCAATCAAACCCAAAAGAGATGAAGATTTCGTCGTTCCAATTGAGCCACGAAGACGACCAAGGaactcaaaaacaaaagcagtcGAAAAGATTCAGGAAGAGGCAGCCGAAAATGGGAATACAGCcgaagaagaagaagtcgcACAGGAAGCAAGCAGGCCACAAAGAAGGCTGAGAGCTAAGCAAATAACGAAGCAAGAGGACGCTACAGGACAAGCTAAAGCGGGTGAAGACGTTAAAGGGAAAGAATCCAAGAAAGAGGAAGCTACAGGAAAAGCTAATTCGAGTGCAGAAGTTAAAGGGAAAGGATCGCAGCAAGAACCACAGACAGAACGTGCCAATTCGAACGCAGAAGTTAAAGGGAAAGGATCGAAGAAAGAGGAAGCTACAGGACAATCTAATGCGAGTGCAGAAGTTAAACGGAAAGGATCCAAGAAAGAGGAAGCTACAGGAAATGCCACTAATGGTGCAGAAGTTAAACCGAAACGAACCAAGCACAAGGAAGCCACAGAACAGGCCAACACGAGTGCAGAAGTTAAAGGGAAAGGATCCAATaaagagccacagacagaacAGGCCAATACGAGTGCAGCAGTGAAAGGGAGAGTCGGAAGAGCTAGGAAGTCTCAGACTCCGACACCGCTGGACACCACAGAGACTAAGATAACAAAGGAGAAGCCAccagagaaagaaaaacgtggGGTGGGTAGGCATCGGAAGTCCGAAACACCAACAGAAGATAAGCCTATAAAACCGAAAGTCAAGAGAAGTAAGACCCCACCCACCACGAAGAGGATGACTAGAAGGAACACTGCCAAGGAGGAACCTAAAGAAGAACCACAAGCCAAAGGTGCTGCACTTCGTGAACTCGTTGTGAGGATTAAAAATGAGAAGCTCATAAAATCCAACTCCGCCATTGAAGAGGAAATTGATGGACCAACAACgagtgccgcagcagcacagcaaaagGAGAAGTCTGGAAAGGAGGCAAGAAACAGGAGCA GCTCCGACAAGAATGTTTCGTTGTCTCAAGAGAATGCCCTTAAAG CCATTAACCAACATGTGAAGAaggcaaagggaaaaggaaaaatcaaaatagCATTCTCCGCGTGCAATTCATTAGATGTGGCGTCTGTTCTGAAGGCCTTAAAGC ATTGTGTGGAGAAAACGGATGATCCCTTGAGCTGCGACGTGCTCATCATGGACAGAGGTGATCGCACATACAAATTcctggtggcagtggctgccaaCAAACCAATACTGTCCAGCTCCTGGCTGCAATCCATGCGGGCCACGTCTCGTGTAACTGTGCTGGCGGAACACCTCTTCGCCGACTCCCAATTCGAGAAGATGTACAAATTCGATCCCCTAATGGCCATGCAGCAGCCTCAATTGTTGAGTGGTTTGCACTTTATGCTCTGCGAGGGTATTCTACCCAAtccaaaagaaatgaaag CTATTATTGAAAGTGCTGCTGGCAAGGTGCACAAAGAGCCGCCTGcacaggagcagaagctgtATGTCATAGCTGCGGCCAAGGATAAGCAGCGCTACATGCGACGCTTGCGGAatcatgcccatgcccagtaCATAACCACAGAGGGCATCATGCAGTCGCTGGCGCAGCACAATCTGCAGCGCTTAGACGACCCAAAGGTGCAAATTTGA
- the LOC117893952 gene encoding uncharacterized protein LOC117893952 isoform X1, with amino-acid sequence MAAVSLSINGDPAVLLEPGTVYRIGSKEEYEFCVADESMELYHALATVYRAGILRVNALLGKVFVNDVENGNADISQKDAIDGKVKLRFGNVNAEVQLIETLQHHDSSGFGETLKDTSLDTTTESVVIPETEVQSVNTTADSFFVPEAQAVPFDRSTRGGKVSLGDDFMIPETQDLLSTPPAVVQNEASNSNDGSASEMCSQIRICTQDYNEDALEDFDTSMMLGSSLTPTKIFTGYVNPAADATDHELSALNWSTSNPKCTALNSTKEGELPARAVACITPELSGQNPSHDAGNCTPDIFDLMVADGEQPEPEPESSATPTLCGLKQLVVAHIETPTATPLEVEDLIVTQSNAHNETNQDFVATQPFPFTLMRKQEGLQAGQETNQDFIPTQPFPFPTKLKPSGLPSINSPKDRSIVEETNEDFIATQPFPFKLKPDGLPATNAEDFKATQPFPFRKKQKRAHSDATTQDHSDNEEPSQSKQAKVQATDSPADLSCSKTIQENKENIPVANKETEAKASTSKDAAASNSFEYDAVMEVLEEMATGPALPPADPNEPQIKFVEPAIIKDDNYNALVTRMECVFQDRNNPHRWRLPRLPEGARSRLAGSESPPRTTRNPMQRRISDESPRIEPRKRPAIADQFAEPRSKISRPPRTLLVAEEAKGAASQESAPELVAKKRPSSSKATTSTELDSASISKAKKAIKPKRDEDFVVPIEPRRRPRNSKTKAVEKIQEEAAENGNTAEEEEVAQEASRPQRRLRAKQITKQEDATGQAKAGEDVKGKESKKEEATGKANSSAEVKGKGSQQEPQTERANSNAEVKGKGSKKEEATGQSNASAEVKRKGSKKEEATGNATNGAEVKPKRTKHKEATEQANTSAEVKGKGSNKEPQTEQANTSAAVKGRVGRARKSQTPTPLDTTETKITKEKPPEKEKRGVGRHRKSETPTEDKPIKPKVKRSKTPPTTKRMTRRNTAKEEPKEEPQAKGAALRELVVRIKNEKLIKSNSAIEEEIDGPTTSAAAAQQKEKSGKEARNRSSSDKNVSLSQENALKAINQHVKKAKGKGKIKIAFSACNSLDVASVLKALKHCVEKTDDPLSCDVLIMDRGDRTYKFLVAVAANKPILSSSWLQSMRATSRVTVLAEHLFADSQFEKMYKFDPLMAMQQPQLLSGLHFMLCEGILPNPKEMKAIIESAAGKVHKEPPAQEQKLYVIAAAKDKQRYMRRLRNHAHAQYITTEGIMQSLAQHNLQRLDDPKVQI; translated from the exons ATGGCAGCTGTAAGCTTGAGCATAAACGGAGATCCGGCCGTCCTGCTAGAGCCTGGTACCGTCTACCGCATTGGGAGCAAGGAAGAATACGAGTTCTGTGTGGCCGATGAA TCCATGGAGCTGTATCATGCTCTGGCAACCGTCTATCGAGCGGGCATCCTTCGCGTGAATGCGCTGCTGGGCAAGGTATTTGTGAACGACGTGGAGAATGGCAATGCGGACATAAGCCAAAAGGATGCCATCGATGGAAAAGTGAAGCTGCGCTTCGGCAATGTAAACGCGGAAGTGCAACTGATAGAAACTCTTCAG CATCATGACAGCAGTGGCTTTGGGGAAACCCTCAAGGATACATCTCTCGATACAACAACTGAGAGTGTTGTTATACCAGAAACAGAGGTGCAGTCGGTCAACACAACAGCTGACAGCTTCTTTGTGCCCGAAGCACAAGCTGTGCCCTTTGACAGATCCACGCGGGGCGGCAAAGTTTCGCTGGGCGATGACTTTATGATACCCGAGACGCAAGATCTCCTCAGCACACCACCTGCAGTTGTGCAGAATGAGGCGAGCAATTCCAATGATGGAAGTGCCTCTGAAATGTGCTCGCAGATACGCATTTGCACCCAGGACTATAATGAGGATGCACTTGAGGACTTTGACACGTCCATGATGCTGGGGTCTTCTTTGACGCCGACGAAGATCTTTACCGGATATGTCAATCCGG CCGCCGATGCAACCGACCACGAATTGAGTGCCTTAAATTGGTCCACATCCAATCCAAAATGCACTGCCCTGAACAGCACTAAGGAGGGAGAGTTGCCAGCTCGAGCCGTTGCTTGCATTACACCAGAACTATCTGGACAGAATCCATCTCATGATGCAGGAAATTGTACTCCTgatatatttgatttgatggtTGCTGATGGAGAacagcccgagcccgagcccgagagCTCTGCCACACCAACGCTTTGCGGGTTAAAGCAATTGGTTGTGGCACACATAGAGACGCCAACAGCAACTCCTCTCGAAGTGGAGGACCTCATTGTAACACAGAGCAACGCGCATAACGAAACTAATCAGGATTTTGTTGCCACTCAGCCGTTTCCGTTTACCTTAATGCGCAAGCAGGAAGGATTGCAAGCAGGCCAGGAAACTAATCAGGATTTCATTCCCACTcagccattcccatttcccaccAAGCTCAAGCCAAGCGGATTGCCATCTATTAACTCTCCCAAGGATCGCAGCATTGTGGAGGAGACCAACGAAGATTTCATTGCCACTCAGCCCTTTCCCTTCAAGCTCAAACCAGATGGATTGCCAGCTACTAATGCTGAGGATTTCAAAGCCACTCAGCCATTCCCCTTccgaaagaagcaaaagagagcACACTCAGACGCAACCACCCAGGATCACAGCGACAATGAGGAGCCCTCGCAGAGCAAACAAGCGAAAGTGCAAGCAACCGATTCGCCAGCAGATCTCAGCTGCAGCAAGACTAttcaagaaaataaagaaaacattcCAGTGGCAAATAAGGAAACTGAAGCCAAAGCCTCCACCTCAAAAGACGCAGCAG CTTCAAATTCGTTTGAATATGATGCTGTCATGGAGGTACTGGAGGAAATGGCAACGGGGCCAGCACTGCCACCTGCTGATCCAAACGAACCTCAAATTAAATTCGTTGAACCTGCCATCATCAAAGACGACAACTACAATGCTCTG GTTACCCGAATGGAGTGCGTCTTCCAGGACAGAAACAACCCACACCGCTGGCGCTTACCGCGACTGCCCGAAGGCGCGCGTAGCCGCTTAGCCGGATCGGAGTCACCGCCACGTACTA CCAGAAACCCAATGCAACGACGCATCTCCGATGAATCACCCAGAATCGAGCCAAGAAAGCGGCCAGCCATTGCAGATCAATTCGCAGAAC cTCGCAGCAAGATCAGCCGCCCACCCAGAACCTTGTTAGTTGCAGAAGAAGCTAAGGGGGCAGCTAGCCAGGAGAGTGCCCCCGAATTGGTGGCCAAGAAACGGCCGAGTAGCTCcaaggcaacaacaagcacagAGCTCGATTCTGCTTCGATTTCTAAAGCTAAGAAGGCAATCAAACCCAAAAGAGATGAAGATTTCGTCGTTCCAATTGAGCCACGAAGACGACCAAGGaactcaaaaacaaaagcagtcGAAAAGATTCAGGAAGAGGCAGCCGAAAATGGGAATACAGCcgaagaagaagaagtcgcACAGGAAGCAAGCAGGCCACAAAGAAGGCTGAGAGCTAAGCAAATAACGAAGCAAGAGGACGCTACAGGACAAGCTAAAGCGGGTGAAGACGTTAAAGGGAAAGAATCCAAGAAAGAGGAAGCTACAGGAAAAGCTAATTCGAGTGCAGAAGTTAAAGGGAAAGGATCGCAGCAAGAACCACAGACAGAACGTGCCAATTCGAACGCAGAAGTTAAAGGGAAAGGATCGAAGAAAGAGGAAGCTACAGGACAATCTAATGCGAGTGCAGAAGTTAAACGGAAAGGATCCAAGAAAGAGGAAGCTACAGGAAATGCCACTAATGGTGCAGAAGTTAAACCGAAACGAACCAAGCACAAGGAAGCCACAGAACAGGCCAACACGAGTGCAGAAGTTAAAGGGAAAGGATCCAATaaagagccacagacagaacAGGCCAATACGAGTGCAGCAGTGAAAGGGAGAGTCGGAAGAGCTAGGAAGTCTCAGACTCCGACACCGCTGGACACCACAGAGACTAAGATAACAAAGGAGAAGCCAccagagaaagaaaaacgtggGGTGGGTAGGCATCGGAAGTCCGAAACACCAACAGAAGATAAGCCTATAAAACCGAAAGTCAAGAGAAGTAAGACCCCACCCACCACGAAGAGGATGACTAGAAGGAACACTGCCAAGGAGGAACCTAAAGAAGAACCACAAGCCAAAGGTGCTGCACTTCGTGAACTCGTTGTGAGGATTAAAAATGAGAAGCTCATAAAATCCAACTCCGCCATTGAAGAGGAAATTGATGGACCAACAACgagtgccgcagcagcacagcaaaagGAGAAGTCTGGAAAGGAGGCAAGAAACAGGAGCA GCTCCGACAAGAATGTTTCGTTGTCTCAAGAGAATGCCCTTAAAG CCATTAACCAACATGTGAAGAaggcaaagggaaaaggaaaaatcaaaatagCATTCTCCGCGTGCAATTCATTAGATGTGGCGTCTGTTCTGAAGGCCTTAAAGC ATTGTGTGGAGAAAACGGATGATCCCTTGAGCTGCGACGTGCTCATCATGGACAGAGGTGATCGCACATACAAATTcctggtggcagtggctgccaaCAAACCAATACTGTCCAGCTCCTGGCTGCAATCCATGCGGGCCACGTCTCGTGTAACTGTGCTGGCGGAACACCTCTTCGCCGACTCCCAATTCGAGAAGATGTACAAATTCGATCCCCTAATGGCCATGCAGCAGCCTCAATTGTTGAGTGGTTTGCACTTTATGCTCTGCGAGGGTATTCTACCCAAtccaaaagaaatgaaag CTATTATTGAAAGTGCTGCTGGCAAGGTGCACAAAGAGCCGCCTGcacaggagcagaagctgtATGTCATAGCTGCGGCCAAGGATAAGCAGCGCTACATGCGACGCTTGCGGAatcatgcccatgcccagtaCATAACCACAGAGGGCATCATGCAGTCGCTGGCGCAGCACAATCTGCAGCGCTTAGACGACCCAAAGGTGCAAATTTGA
- the LOC117893952 gene encoding uncharacterized protein LOC117893952 isoform X3, with amino-acid sequence MAAVSLSINGDPAVLLEPGTVYRIGSKEEYEFCVADESMELYHALATVYRAGILRVNALLGKVFVNDVENGNADISQKDAIDGKVKLRFGNVNAEVQLIETLQHHDSSGFGETLKDTSLDTTTESVVIPETEVQSVNTTADSFFVPEAQAVPFDRSTRGGKVSLGDDFMIPETQDLLSTPPAVVQNEASNSNDGSASEMCSQIRICTQDYNEDALEDFDTSMMLGSSLTPTKIFTGYVNPAADATDHELSALNWSTSNPKCTALNSTKEGELPARAVACITPELSGQNPSHDAGNCTPDIFDLMVADGEQPEPEPESSATPTLCGLKQLVVAHIETPTATPLEVEDLIVTQSNAHNETNQDFVATQPFPFTLMRKQEGLQAGQETNQDFIPTQPFPFPTKLKPSGLPSINSPKDRSIVEETNEDFIATQPFPFKLKPDGLPATNAEDFKATQPFPFRKKQKRAHSDATTQDHSDNEEPSQSKQAKVQATDSPADLSCSKTIQENKENIPVANKETEAKASTSKDAAASNSFEYDAVMEVLEEMATGPALPPADPNEPQIKFVEPAIIKDDNYNALVTRMECVFQDRNNPHRWRLPRLPEGARSRLAGSESPPRTTRNPMQRRISDESPRIEPRKRPAIADQFAEPRSKISRPPRTLLVAEEAKGAASQESAPELVAKKRPSSSKATTSTELDSASISKAKKAIKPKRDEDFVVPIEPRRRPRNSKTKAVEKIQEEAAENGNTAEEEEVAQEASRPQRRLRAKQITKQEDATGQAKAGEDVKGKESKKEEATGKANSSAEVKGKGSQQEPQTERANSNAEVKGKGSKKEEATGQSNASAEVKRKGSKKEEATGNATNGAEVKPKRTKHKEATEQANTSAEVKGKGSNKEPQTEQANTSAAVKGRVGRARKSQTPTPLDTTETKITKEKPPEKEKRGVGRHRKSETPTEDKPIKPKVKRSKTPPTTKRMTRRNTAKEEPKEEPQAKGAALRELVVRIKNEKLIKSNSAIEEEIDGPTTSAAAAQQKEKSGKEARNRSSKLRQECFVVSRECP; translated from the exons ATGGCAGCTGTAAGCTTGAGCATAAACGGAGATCCGGCCGTCCTGCTAGAGCCTGGTACCGTCTACCGCATTGGGAGCAAGGAAGAATACGAGTTCTGTGTGGCCGATGAA TCCATGGAGCTGTATCATGCTCTGGCAACCGTCTATCGAGCGGGCATCCTTCGCGTGAATGCGCTGCTGGGCAAGGTATTTGTGAACGACGTGGAGAATGGCAATGCGGACATAAGCCAAAAGGATGCCATCGATGGAAAAGTGAAGCTGCGCTTCGGCAATGTAAACGCGGAAGTGCAACTGATAGAAACTCTTCAG CATCATGACAGCAGTGGCTTTGGGGAAACCCTCAAGGATACATCTCTCGATACAACAACTGAGAGTGTTGTTATACCAGAAACAGAGGTGCAGTCGGTCAACACAACAGCTGACAGCTTCTTTGTGCCCGAAGCACAAGCTGTGCCCTTTGACAGATCCACGCGGGGCGGCAAAGTTTCGCTGGGCGATGACTTTATGATACCCGAGACGCAAGATCTCCTCAGCACACCACCTGCAGTTGTGCAGAATGAGGCGAGCAATTCCAATGATGGAAGTGCCTCTGAAATGTGCTCGCAGATACGCATTTGCACCCAGGACTATAATGAGGATGCACTTGAGGACTTTGACACGTCCATGATGCTGGGGTCTTCTTTGACGCCGACGAAGATCTTTACCGGATATGTCAATCCGG CCGCCGATGCAACCGACCACGAATTGAGTGCCTTAAATTGGTCCACATCCAATCCAAAATGCACTGCCCTGAACAGCACTAAGGAGGGAGAGTTGCCAGCTCGAGCCGTTGCTTGCATTACACCAGAACTATCTGGACAGAATCCATCTCATGATGCAGGAAATTGTACTCCTgatatatttgatttgatggtTGCTGATGGAGAacagcccgagcccgagcccgagagCTCTGCCACACCAACGCTTTGCGGGTTAAAGCAATTGGTTGTGGCACACATAGAGACGCCAACAGCAACTCCTCTCGAAGTGGAGGACCTCATTGTAACACAGAGCAACGCGCATAACGAAACTAATCAGGATTTTGTTGCCACTCAGCCGTTTCCGTTTACCTTAATGCGCAAGCAGGAAGGATTGCAAGCAGGCCAGGAAACTAATCAGGATTTCATTCCCACTcagccattcccatttcccaccAAGCTCAAGCCAAGCGGATTGCCATCTATTAACTCTCCCAAGGATCGCAGCATTGTGGAGGAGACCAACGAAGATTTCATTGCCACTCAGCCCTTTCCCTTCAAGCTCAAACCAGATGGATTGCCAGCTACTAATGCTGAGGATTTCAAAGCCACTCAGCCATTCCCCTTccgaaagaagcaaaagagagcACACTCAGACGCAACCACCCAGGATCACAGCGACAATGAGGAGCCCTCGCAGAGCAAACAAGCGAAAGTGCAAGCAACCGATTCGCCAGCAGATCTCAGCTGCAGCAAGACTAttcaagaaaataaagaaaacattcCAGTGGCAAATAAGGAAACTGAAGCCAAAGCCTCCACCTCAAAAGACGCAGCAG CTTCAAATTCGTTTGAATATGATGCTGTCATGGAGGTACTGGAGGAAATGGCAACGGGGCCAGCACTGCCACCTGCTGATCCAAACGAACCTCAAATTAAATTCGTTGAACCTGCCATCATCAAAGACGACAACTACAATGCTCTG GTTACCCGAATGGAGTGCGTCTTCCAGGACAGAAACAACCCACACCGCTGGCGCTTACCGCGACTGCCCGAAGGCGCGCGTAGCCGCTTAGCCGGATCGGAGTCACCGCCACGTACTA CCAGAAACCCAATGCAACGACGCATCTCCGATGAATCACCCAGAATCGAGCCAAGAAAGCGGCCAGCCATTGCAGATCAATTCGCAGAAC cTCGCAGCAAGATCAGCCGCCCACCCAGAACCTTGTTAGTTGCAGAAGAAGCTAAGGGGGCAGCTAGCCAGGAGAGTGCCCCCGAATTGGTGGCCAAGAAACGGCCGAGTAGCTCcaaggcaacaacaagcacagAGCTCGATTCTGCTTCGATTTCTAAAGCTAAGAAGGCAATCAAACCCAAAAGAGATGAAGATTTCGTCGTTCCAATTGAGCCACGAAGACGACCAAGGaactcaaaaacaaaagcagtcGAAAAGATTCAGGAAGAGGCAGCCGAAAATGGGAATACAGCcgaagaagaagaagtcgcACAGGAAGCAAGCAGGCCACAAAGAAGGCTGAGAGCTAAGCAAATAACGAAGCAAGAGGACGCTACAGGACAAGCTAAAGCGGGTGAAGACGTTAAAGGGAAAGAATCCAAGAAAGAGGAAGCTACAGGAAAAGCTAATTCGAGTGCAGAAGTTAAAGGGAAAGGATCGCAGCAAGAACCACAGACAGAACGTGCCAATTCGAACGCAGAAGTTAAAGGGAAAGGATCGAAGAAAGAGGAAGCTACAGGACAATCTAATGCGAGTGCAGAAGTTAAACGGAAAGGATCCAAGAAAGAGGAAGCTACAGGAAATGCCACTAATGGTGCAGAAGTTAAACCGAAACGAACCAAGCACAAGGAAGCCACAGAACAGGCCAACACGAGTGCAGAAGTTAAAGGGAAAGGATCCAATaaagagccacagacagaacAGGCCAATACGAGTGCAGCAGTGAAAGGGAGAGTCGGAAGAGCTAGGAAGTCTCAGACTCCGACACCGCTGGACACCACAGAGACTAAGATAACAAAGGAGAAGCCAccagagaaagaaaaacgtggGGTGGGTAGGCATCGGAAGTCCGAAACACCAACAGAAGATAAGCCTATAAAACCGAAAGTCAAGAGAAGTAAGACCCCACCCACCACGAAGAGGATGACTAGAAGGAACACTGCCAAGGAGGAACCTAAAGAAGAACCACAAGCCAAAGGTGCTGCACTTCGTGAACTCGTTGTGAGGATTAAAAATGAGAAGCTCATAAAATCCAACTCCGCCATTGAAGAGGAAATTGATGGACCAACAACgagtgccgcagcagcacagcaaaagGAGAAGTCTGGAAAGGAGGCAAGAAACAGGAGCAGTAA GCTCCGACAAGAATGTTTCGTTGTCTCAAGAGAATGCCCTTAA